Proteins from one Rhinoraja longicauda isolate Sanriku21f chromosome 41, sRhiLon1.1, whole genome shotgun sequence genomic window:
- the LOC144611753 gene encoding putative G-protein coupled receptor 139 — protein MAAADLMVVAVAVVVEQINNIYLFANFLLITPICAIALVVRMAAMDCSVWLTVAFTSDRCIAICCQNLRKQYCTERTATALIVTVGSLSCLRCIPFFFVVEPYVIIDHVPWRCVVTAEYFSSSLWKAYELMDSIITPLLPICLILLFNAVTIQHIIASNKVRRGLLNMGENEKDSEMENRRKSMILLFALSANFILLWMPYVVHSMNWQTPNYSYTDKYLSTPMYIAQQFAFMLRLLSTCTNTCIYGLTQKKFREELKCGVQYLFSLTQQHWK, from the coding sequence atGGCAGCAGCGGATCTGATGGTGGTTGCCGTTGCTGTAGTAGTGGAACAGATtaataacatttatttatttgctaatTTCCTGCTCATAACTCCGATATGCGCAATTGCACTTGTCGTAAGGATGGCTGCAATGGATTGCTCAGTTTGGTTAACGGTCGCTTTCACTTCGGATCGATGCATCGCCATCTGTTGTCAAAACCTGCGGAAACAATATTGTACAGAGAGAACAGCGACTGCGCTGATAGTAACAGTAGGGTCGTTGAGCTGTCTGAGGTGCATTCCGTTTTTCTTCGTAGTGGAGCCTTACGTTATAATTGACCACGTGCCTTGGCGTTGCGTTGTCACAGCAGAGTATTTTTCgtcgtctctgtggaaagcatacGAGTTAATGGACAGCATCATTACACCGTTATTACCAATCTGTTTAATTCTATTATTCAATGCTGTAACAATTCAACATATTATAGCGTCAAATAAAGTCCGACGGGGCCTCCTGAACATGGGCGAGAACGAAAAGGATTCAGAGATGGAGAACAGGAGAAAGTCAATGATTTTGTTGTTTGCTCTATCGGCCAATTTCATATTATTGTGGATGCCCTACGTAGTGCACTCTATGAACTGGCAAACGCCAAACTATTCATACACAGACAAATACTTGAGCACCCCGATGTACATTGCGCAACAATTTGCCTTCATGTTGCGACTTCTCAGTACATGCACAAACACGTGTATCTATGGGCTGACACAGAAGAAATTCAGGGAAGAATTGAAATGCGGGGTGCAATATCTCTTCTCTTTAACTCAACAGCATTGGAAATAG